From a region of the Pongo pygmaeus isolate AG05252 chromosome 5, NHGRI_mPonPyg2-v2.0_pri, whole genome shotgun sequence genome:
- the FKBP1C gene encoding LOW QUALITY PROTEIN: peptidyl-prolyl cis-trans isomerase FKBP1C (The sequence of the model RefSeq protein was modified relative to this genomic sequence to represent the inferred CDS: substituted 1 base at 1 genomic stop codon) → MGRXRAEGLGRALELLPGRCRSMPPIALPARSVSATAIGVHVETISPGDWRTFPKRSQTCVVHYTGMLEDGKKFDSSQDRNKPFKFMLGKQEVIRGWEGVAQMSVGQRAKLTISPDYAYGATGHPGIIPPHATLVFDMELLKLE, encoded by the coding sequence ATGGGCAGGTGACGCGCCGAGGGACTAGGCAGAGCCTTGGAACTGCTGCCAGGTCGCTGTCGGTCCATGCCCCCCATAGCGCTGCCCGCCCGCTCAGTGTCGGCCACCGCCATTGGAGTGCACGTGGAAACCATCTCCCCAGGAGACTGGCGCACCTTCCCGAAGCGCAGCCAGACCTGCGTGGTGCACTACACCGGGATGCTTgaagatggaaagaaatttgATTCCTCCCAGGACAGAAACAAGCCCTTTAAGTTTATGCTAGGCAAGCAGGAGGTGATCCGAGGCTGGGAAGGAGTTGCCCAGATGAGTGTGGGTCAGAGAGCCAAACTGACTATATCTCCAGATTATGCCTATGGTGCCACTGGGCACCCAGGCATCATCCCACCACATGCCACTCTCGTCTTCGATATGGAGCTTCTAAAACTGGAATGA